In a genomic window of Parambassis ranga chromosome 24, fParRan2.1, whole genome shotgun sequence:
- the efr3bb gene encoding protein EFR3 homolog B isoform X2: MEKLTFYALSAPEKLDRIGAYLSERLSRDVARHRYGYVCIAMEALDQLLMACHCQSINLFVESFLKMVRKLLESDKPSLQILGTNSFVKFANIEEDTPSYHRSYDFFVSRFSEMCHSSFEDPDIRTKIRMAGIKGLQGVVRKTVNDELQANIWDPQHMDKIVPSLLFNLQSGERTESRSPSPLQASEKEKESPVELTERCFRELLGRAAYGNIKNAVTPVLMHLDNHSLWEGKTFAVRCFKIIMYSIQSQHSHLVIQQLLGHLDANSKNSATVRAGIVEVLLEAAAIAASGSVGPTVLEVFNTLLRQLSLSVDYELTGSYDGSTNIGTKIIKAHEERQLQEAVIRTIGSFANTLPTYQRSEVMLFIMSKIPVPGVHLSLQSTGSGPEGTRMIQVMLLKSLVEVTAGFQTTNMLTALPSSFLEPLLSFSLTEDPEIRLLVLQILLSLIDRHDNRPKFSNISISDISMLKLKVDKCSRQDNLFMKKHGQQLYRHIYLGCKEQSSGRQHYETLFALLGLLSVELANEEVVVDLIRLALALQDLALSTDEGLPVYNRCAVHALSAAYLNLICQLTTVPAFCQHIHEVIEVRQKEAPYLLPEDIFVDKPKLPSSLEKVEGDVLFLQSKITEVLGGSGYNTDRLATPYVPQFTDEDRLSKRKSIGETISLQVEVESRNSPEKEERTPAEEITFETLKNAIVDSVGMEEQERERRRKVVEKFQKAPFEEIAAHCGARATLLQSKLNQIFEITIRPPPSPSGTISSGYGQNQSNRSVPIYEMKFPDLCVY, translated from the exons ATGGAGAAGCTGACATTCTATGCCCTGTCAGCTCCAGAGAAGCTGGACCGTATCGGAGCCTACCTGTCCGAGAGACTGTCAAGAGATGTGGCTCGACATAGATATGG GTATGTGTGCATTGCCATGGAAGCCCTGGACCAGCTGCTCATGGCCTGTCACTGCCAGAGCATCAACCTGTTTGTGGAGAGCTTCCTAAAGATGGTGCGCAAGCTGCTAGAGTCGGACAAACCCAGCCTGCAGATATTAGGAACCAACTCA tttgtaaAGTTTGCCAACATAGAGGAGGACACGCCATCATACCACCGCAGTTATGACTTCTTTGTGTCACGCTTCAGTGAGATGTGCCATTCAAGCTTTGAAGACCCCGACATCCGCACTAA GATACGCATGGCGGGTATCAAGGGTTTGCAGGGCGTGGTGAGGAAGACTGTGAACGATGAGCTGCAAGCTAATATCTGGGACCCTCAGCACATGGACAAGATTGTCCCGTCTCTGCTTTTCAACCTGCAGAGTGGAGAGCGTACAGAAAG CCGCTCTCCCTCTCCGCTGCAGGCAtcggagaaggagaaggaaagcCCGGTGGAGCTGACGGAGCGCTGCTTCAGGGAGCTGCTGGGACGAGCTGCCTATGGCAATATCAAGAATGCCGTCACACCCGTTCTGAT gCACTTAGATAACCACTCTCTATGGGAGGGAAAAACCTTTGCTGTGCGTTGCTTTAAAATCATCATGTACTCCATCCAG tctcaGCACTCTCACTTGGTAATCCAGCAACTTCTTGGTCACCTggatgctaacagcaagaactCAGCCACAGTGCGAGCTGGAATAGTGGAAGTTTTATTGGAGGCAGCCGCCATTGCAGCCAGCGGATCTGTAG gcCCCACAGTGTTGGAGGTGTTCAACACCCTGCTGAGGCAGCTCAGTCTGAGCGTGGACTACGAGTTGACCGGCTCATATGACGGCAGCACAAACATCGGCACCAAGATCATCAAAGCTCATGAGGAGAGGCAGCTACAGGAGGCTGTCATTAGGACCATCG GATCATTTGCCAACACTCTGCCAACCTACCAGAGATCAGAGGTCATGCTCTTCATTATGAGCAAGATCCCTGTGCCTGGAGTTCACCTGTCTTTGCAATCCACAGGCTCTGG ACCCGAGGGTACCAGAATGATTCAGGTCATGTTACTCAAGTCTCTCGTTGAG GTTACGGCAGGTTTCCAGACTACCAACATGCTGACAGCGCTGCCCAGCTCTTTCTTGGAGCCACTGCTGTCTTTCTCTCTAACCGAGGACCCAGAGATTCGATTGTTGGTGCTTCAGATCCTTCTCAGTCTCATCGATAGGCACGACAACAGGCCCAAATTCTCCAatataag catcTCAGACATCTCTATGCTGAAGCTCAAAGTTGACAAGTGCTCTAGACAGGACAATTTATTCATGAAAAAG CACGGCCAGCAGCTGTACCGACACATCTACTTGGGCTGCAAGGAGCAGAGCAGCGGTCGGCAGCACTATGAGACCCTCTTTGCGCTGTTAGGTCTCCTAAGCGTGGAGCTTGCCAACGAAGAGGTGGTAGTGGACCTCATTCGCCTGGCACTTGCCTTGCAG GACCTGGCTCTGTCCACTGACGAGGGTCTGCCTGTTTATAACCGCTGTGCTGTTCACGCCCTATCCGCGGCCTACCTCAACCTCATCTGCCAGCTCACCACCGTCCCAGCCTTCTGCCAGCACATACATGAG GTAATTGAGGTGAGGCAGAAAGAAGCTCCGTACCTTTTGCCCGAGGACATCTTTGTTGATAAACCCAA GCTGCCTTCTTCACTGGAGAAGGTAGAAGGGgatgttttgttcctccagtcgAAGATCACAGAGGTCCTCGGAGGAAGTGGTTACAACACAGACAGATTGGCTACACCTTATGTTCCACAATTTACAG ATGAGGACCGCCTGTCCAAGAGAAAGAGCATCGGAGAGACCATCTCTCTTCAGGTGGAGGTTGAGTCCAGAAACAGtccagagaaagaggag AGGACTCCAGCAGAGGAGATCACATTTGAAACCTTGAAAAATGCCATTG tggacagTGTGGgcatggaggagcaggagagggagcgGAGGAGAAAAGTGGTGGAGAAGTTCCAGAAGGCCCCCTTCGAGGAGATTGCTGCCCACTGTGGAGCCAGG GCCACACTACTGCAGAGCAAACTGAATCAGATCTTCGAGATCACAATCCG ACCCCCACCCAGCCCATCTGGTACCATTTCTTCTGGATATGGCCAAAACCAGTCCAATCGATCTGTGCCCATTTACGAGATGAAGTTTCCTGACCTCTGTGTGTACTAA
- the efr3bb gene encoding protein EFR3 homolog B isoform X1: MEKLTFYALSAPEKLDRIGAYLSERLSRDVARHRYGYVCIAMEALDQLLMACHCQSINLFVESFLKMVRKLLESDKPSLQILGTNSFVKFANIEEDTPSYHRSYDFFVSRFSEMCHSSFEDPDIRTKIRMAGIKGLQGVVRKTVNDELQANIWDPQHMDKIVPSLLFNLQSGERTESRSPSPLQASEKEKESPVELTERCFRELLGRAAYGNIKNAVTPVLMHLDNHSLWEGKTFAVRCFKIIMYSIQSQHSHLVIQQLLGHLDANSKNSATVRAGIVEVLLEAAAIAASGSVGPTVLEVFNTLLRQLSLSVDYELTGSYDGSTNIGTKIIKAHEERQLQEAVIRTIGSFANTLPTYQRSEVMLFIMSKIPVPGVHLSLQSTGSGPEGTRMIQVMLLKSLVEVTAGFQTTNMLTALPSSFLEPLLSFSLTEDPEIRLLVLQILLSLIDRHDNRPKFSNISSISDISMLKLKVDKCSRQDNLFMKKHGQQLYRHIYLGCKEQSSGRQHYETLFALLGLLSVELANEEVVVDLIRLALALQDLALSTDEGLPVYNRCAVHALSAAYLNLICQLTTVPAFCQHIHEVIEVRQKEAPYLLPEDIFVDKPKLPSSLEKVEGDVLFLQSKITEVLGGSGYNTDRLATPYVPQFTDEDRLSKRKSIGETISLQVEVESRNSPEKEERTPAEEITFETLKNAIVDSVGMEEQERERRRKVVEKFQKAPFEEIAAHCGARATLLQSKLNQIFEITIRPPPSPSGTISSGYGQNQSNRSVPIYEMKFPDLCVY, encoded by the exons ATGGAGAAGCTGACATTCTATGCCCTGTCAGCTCCAGAGAAGCTGGACCGTATCGGAGCCTACCTGTCCGAGAGACTGTCAAGAGATGTGGCTCGACATAGATATGG GTATGTGTGCATTGCCATGGAAGCCCTGGACCAGCTGCTCATGGCCTGTCACTGCCAGAGCATCAACCTGTTTGTGGAGAGCTTCCTAAAGATGGTGCGCAAGCTGCTAGAGTCGGACAAACCCAGCCTGCAGATATTAGGAACCAACTCA tttgtaaAGTTTGCCAACATAGAGGAGGACACGCCATCATACCACCGCAGTTATGACTTCTTTGTGTCACGCTTCAGTGAGATGTGCCATTCAAGCTTTGAAGACCCCGACATCCGCACTAA GATACGCATGGCGGGTATCAAGGGTTTGCAGGGCGTGGTGAGGAAGACTGTGAACGATGAGCTGCAAGCTAATATCTGGGACCCTCAGCACATGGACAAGATTGTCCCGTCTCTGCTTTTCAACCTGCAGAGTGGAGAGCGTACAGAAAG CCGCTCTCCCTCTCCGCTGCAGGCAtcggagaaggagaaggaaagcCCGGTGGAGCTGACGGAGCGCTGCTTCAGGGAGCTGCTGGGACGAGCTGCCTATGGCAATATCAAGAATGCCGTCACACCCGTTCTGAT gCACTTAGATAACCACTCTCTATGGGAGGGAAAAACCTTTGCTGTGCGTTGCTTTAAAATCATCATGTACTCCATCCAG tctcaGCACTCTCACTTGGTAATCCAGCAACTTCTTGGTCACCTggatgctaacagcaagaactCAGCCACAGTGCGAGCTGGAATAGTGGAAGTTTTATTGGAGGCAGCCGCCATTGCAGCCAGCGGATCTGTAG gcCCCACAGTGTTGGAGGTGTTCAACACCCTGCTGAGGCAGCTCAGTCTGAGCGTGGACTACGAGTTGACCGGCTCATATGACGGCAGCACAAACATCGGCACCAAGATCATCAAAGCTCATGAGGAGAGGCAGCTACAGGAGGCTGTCATTAGGACCATCG GATCATTTGCCAACACTCTGCCAACCTACCAGAGATCAGAGGTCATGCTCTTCATTATGAGCAAGATCCCTGTGCCTGGAGTTCACCTGTCTTTGCAATCCACAGGCTCTGG ACCCGAGGGTACCAGAATGATTCAGGTCATGTTACTCAAGTCTCTCGTTGAG GTTACGGCAGGTTTCCAGACTACCAACATGCTGACAGCGCTGCCCAGCTCTTTCTTGGAGCCACTGCTGTCTTTCTCTCTAACCGAGGACCCAGAGATTCGATTGTTGGTGCTTCAGATCCTTCTCAGTCTCATCGATAGGCACGACAACAGGCCCAAATTCTCCAatataag cagcatcTCAGACATCTCTATGCTGAAGCTCAAAGTTGACAAGTGCTCTAGACAGGACAATTTATTCATGAAAAAG CACGGCCAGCAGCTGTACCGACACATCTACTTGGGCTGCAAGGAGCAGAGCAGCGGTCGGCAGCACTATGAGACCCTCTTTGCGCTGTTAGGTCTCCTAAGCGTGGAGCTTGCCAACGAAGAGGTGGTAGTGGACCTCATTCGCCTGGCACTTGCCTTGCAG GACCTGGCTCTGTCCACTGACGAGGGTCTGCCTGTTTATAACCGCTGTGCTGTTCACGCCCTATCCGCGGCCTACCTCAACCTCATCTGCCAGCTCACCACCGTCCCAGCCTTCTGCCAGCACATACATGAG GTAATTGAGGTGAGGCAGAAAGAAGCTCCGTACCTTTTGCCCGAGGACATCTTTGTTGATAAACCCAA GCTGCCTTCTTCACTGGAGAAGGTAGAAGGGgatgttttgttcctccagtcgAAGATCACAGAGGTCCTCGGAGGAAGTGGTTACAACACAGACAGATTGGCTACACCTTATGTTCCACAATTTACAG ATGAGGACCGCCTGTCCAAGAGAAAGAGCATCGGAGAGACCATCTCTCTTCAGGTGGAGGTTGAGTCCAGAAACAGtccagagaaagaggag AGGACTCCAGCAGAGGAGATCACATTTGAAACCTTGAAAAATGCCATTG tggacagTGTGGgcatggaggagcaggagagggagcgGAGGAGAAAAGTGGTGGAGAAGTTCCAGAAGGCCCCCTTCGAGGAGATTGCTGCCCACTGTGGAGCCAGG GCCACACTACTGCAGAGCAAACTGAATCAGATCTTCGAGATCACAATCCG ACCCCCACCCAGCCCATCTGGTACCATTTCTTCTGGATATGGCCAAAACCAGTCCAATCGATCTGTGCCCATTTACGAGATGAAGTTTCCTGACCTCTGTGTGTACTAA
- the efr3bb gene encoding protein EFR3 homolog B isoform X3, giving the protein MFFFGVCGCCGALRPRYKRLVDNIFPEDPEDGLVKANMEKLTFYALSAPEKLDRIGAYLSERLSRDVARHRYGYVCIAMEALDQLLMACHCQSINLFVESFLKMVRKLLESDKPSLQILGTNSFVKFANIEEDTPSYHRSYDFFVSRFSEMCHSSFEDPDIRTKIRMAGIKGLQGVVRKTVNDELQANIWDPQHMDKIVPSLLFNLQSGERTESRSPSPLQASEKEKESPVELTERCFRELLGRAAYGNIKNAVTPVLMHLDNHSLWEGKTFAVRCFKIIMYSIQSQHSHLVIQQLLGHLDANSKNSATVRAGIVEVLLEAAAIAASGSVGPTVLEVFNTLLRQLSLSVDYELTGSYDGSTNIGTKIIKAHEERQLQEAVIRTIGSFANTLPTYQRSEVMLFIMSKIPVPGVHLSLQSTGSGPEGTRMIQVMLLKSLVEVTAGFQTTNMLTALPSSFLEPLLSFSLTEDPEIRLLVLQILLSLIDRHDNRPKFSNISSISDISMLKLKVDKCSRQDNLFMKKHGQQLYRHIYLGCKEQSSGRQHYETLFALLGLLSVELANEEVVVDLIRLALALQDLALSTDEGLPVYNRCAVHALSAAYLNLICQLTTVPAFCQHIHEVIEVRQKEAPYLLPEDIFVDKPKLPSSLEKVEGDVLFLQSKITEVLGGSGYNTDRLATPYVPQFTDEDRLSKRKSIGETISLQVEVESRNSPEKEERTPAEEITFETLKNAIVDSVGMEEQERERRRKVVEKFQKAPFEEIAAHCGARATLLQSKLNQIFEITIRPPPSPSGTISSGYGQNQSNRSVPIYEMKFPDLCVY; this is encoded by the exons atgttttttttcg GGGTTTGTGGTTGTTGCGGGGCACTCAGGCCTCGATACAAGAGACTGGTCGACAACATCTTTCCTGAAGACCCAGAG GATGGCCTGGTCAAGGCCAACATGGAGAAGCTGACATTCTATGCCCTGTCAGCTCCAGAGAAGCTGGACCGTATCGGAGCCTACCTGTCCGAGAGACTGTCAAGAGATGTGGCTCGACATAGATATGG GTATGTGTGCATTGCCATGGAAGCCCTGGACCAGCTGCTCATGGCCTGTCACTGCCAGAGCATCAACCTGTTTGTGGAGAGCTTCCTAAAGATGGTGCGCAAGCTGCTAGAGTCGGACAAACCCAGCCTGCAGATATTAGGAACCAACTCA tttgtaaAGTTTGCCAACATAGAGGAGGACACGCCATCATACCACCGCAGTTATGACTTCTTTGTGTCACGCTTCAGTGAGATGTGCCATTCAAGCTTTGAAGACCCCGACATCCGCACTAA GATACGCATGGCGGGTATCAAGGGTTTGCAGGGCGTGGTGAGGAAGACTGTGAACGATGAGCTGCAAGCTAATATCTGGGACCCTCAGCACATGGACAAGATTGTCCCGTCTCTGCTTTTCAACCTGCAGAGTGGAGAGCGTACAGAAAG CCGCTCTCCCTCTCCGCTGCAGGCAtcggagaaggagaaggaaagcCCGGTGGAGCTGACGGAGCGCTGCTTCAGGGAGCTGCTGGGACGAGCTGCCTATGGCAATATCAAGAATGCCGTCACACCCGTTCTGAT gCACTTAGATAACCACTCTCTATGGGAGGGAAAAACCTTTGCTGTGCGTTGCTTTAAAATCATCATGTACTCCATCCAG tctcaGCACTCTCACTTGGTAATCCAGCAACTTCTTGGTCACCTggatgctaacagcaagaactCAGCCACAGTGCGAGCTGGAATAGTGGAAGTTTTATTGGAGGCAGCCGCCATTGCAGCCAGCGGATCTGTAG gcCCCACAGTGTTGGAGGTGTTCAACACCCTGCTGAGGCAGCTCAGTCTGAGCGTGGACTACGAGTTGACCGGCTCATATGACGGCAGCACAAACATCGGCACCAAGATCATCAAAGCTCATGAGGAGAGGCAGCTACAGGAGGCTGTCATTAGGACCATCG GATCATTTGCCAACACTCTGCCAACCTACCAGAGATCAGAGGTCATGCTCTTCATTATGAGCAAGATCCCTGTGCCTGGAGTTCACCTGTCTTTGCAATCCACAGGCTCTGG ACCCGAGGGTACCAGAATGATTCAGGTCATGTTACTCAAGTCTCTCGTTGAG GTTACGGCAGGTTTCCAGACTACCAACATGCTGACAGCGCTGCCCAGCTCTTTCTTGGAGCCACTGCTGTCTTTCTCTCTAACCGAGGACCCAGAGATTCGATTGTTGGTGCTTCAGATCCTTCTCAGTCTCATCGATAGGCACGACAACAGGCCCAAATTCTCCAatataag cagcatcTCAGACATCTCTATGCTGAAGCTCAAAGTTGACAAGTGCTCTAGACAGGACAATTTATTCATGAAAAAG CACGGCCAGCAGCTGTACCGACACATCTACTTGGGCTGCAAGGAGCAGAGCAGCGGTCGGCAGCACTATGAGACCCTCTTTGCGCTGTTAGGTCTCCTAAGCGTGGAGCTTGCCAACGAAGAGGTGGTAGTGGACCTCATTCGCCTGGCACTTGCCTTGCAG GACCTGGCTCTGTCCACTGACGAGGGTCTGCCTGTTTATAACCGCTGTGCTGTTCACGCCCTATCCGCGGCCTACCTCAACCTCATCTGCCAGCTCACCACCGTCCCAGCCTTCTGCCAGCACATACATGAG GTAATTGAGGTGAGGCAGAAAGAAGCTCCGTACCTTTTGCCCGAGGACATCTTTGTTGATAAACCCAA GCTGCCTTCTTCACTGGAGAAGGTAGAAGGGgatgttttgttcctccagtcgAAGATCACAGAGGTCCTCGGAGGAAGTGGTTACAACACAGACAGATTGGCTACACCTTATGTTCCACAATTTACAG ATGAGGACCGCCTGTCCAAGAGAAAGAGCATCGGAGAGACCATCTCTCTTCAGGTGGAGGTTGAGTCCAGAAACAGtccagagaaagaggag AGGACTCCAGCAGAGGAGATCACATTTGAAACCTTGAAAAATGCCATTG tggacagTGTGGgcatggaggagcaggagagggagcgGAGGAGAAAAGTGGTGGAGAAGTTCCAGAAGGCCCCCTTCGAGGAGATTGCTGCCCACTGTGGAGCCAGG GCCACACTACTGCAGAGCAAACTGAATCAGATCTTCGAGATCACAATCCG ACCCCCACCCAGCCCATCTGGTACCATTTCTTCTGGATATGGCCAAAACCAGTCCAATCGATCTGTGCCCATTTACGAGATGAAGTTTCCTGACCTCTGTGTGTACTAA
- the efr3bb gene encoding protein EFR3 homolog B isoform X4, whose translation MTGVCGCCGALRPRYKRLVDNIFPEDPEDGLVKANMEKLTFYALSAPEKLDRIGAYLSERLSRDVARHRYGYVCIAMEALDQLLMACHCQSINLFVESFLKMVRKLLESDKPSLQILGTNSFVKFANIEEDTPSYHRSYDFFVSRFSEMCHSSFEDPDIRTKIRMAGIKGLQGVVRKTVNDELQANIWDPQHMDKIVPSLLFNLQSGERTESRSPSPLQASEKEKESPVELTERCFRELLGRAAYGNIKNAVTPVLMHLDNHSLWEGKTFAVRCFKIIMYSIQSQHSHLVIQQLLGHLDANSKNSATVRAGIVEVLLEAAAIAASGSVGPTVLEVFNTLLRQLSLSVDYELTGSYDGSTNIGTKIIKAHEERQLQEAVIRTIGSFANTLPTYQRSEVMLFIMSKIPVPGVHLSLQSTGSGPEGTRMIQVMLLKSLVEVTAGFQTTNMLTALPSSFLEPLLSFSLTEDPEIRLLVLQILLSLIDRHDNRPKFSNISSISDISMLKLKVDKCSRQDNLFMKKHGQQLYRHIYLGCKEQSSGRQHYETLFALLGLLSVELANEEVVVDLIRLALALQDLALSTDEGLPVYNRCAVHALSAAYLNLICQLTTVPAFCQHIHEVIEVRQKEAPYLLPEDIFVDKPKLPSSLEKVEGDVLFLQSKITEVLGGSGYNTDRLATPYVPQFTDEDRLSKRKSIGETISLQVEVESRNSPEKEERTPAEEITFETLKNAIVDSVGMEEQERERRRKVVEKFQKAPFEEIAAHCGARATLLQSKLNQIFEITIRPPPSPSGTISSGYGQNQSNRSVPIYEMKFPDLCVY comes from the exons ATGACAG GGGTTTGTGGTTGTTGCGGGGCACTCAGGCCTCGATACAAGAGACTGGTCGACAACATCTTTCCTGAAGACCCAGAG GATGGCCTGGTCAAGGCCAACATGGAGAAGCTGACATTCTATGCCCTGTCAGCTCCAGAGAAGCTGGACCGTATCGGAGCCTACCTGTCCGAGAGACTGTCAAGAGATGTGGCTCGACATAGATATGG GTATGTGTGCATTGCCATGGAAGCCCTGGACCAGCTGCTCATGGCCTGTCACTGCCAGAGCATCAACCTGTTTGTGGAGAGCTTCCTAAAGATGGTGCGCAAGCTGCTAGAGTCGGACAAACCCAGCCTGCAGATATTAGGAACCAACTCA tttgtaaAGTTTGCCAACATAGAGGAGGACACGCCATCATACCACCGCAGTTATGACTTCTTTGTGTCACGCTTCAGTGAGATGTGCCATTCAAGCTTTGAAGACCCCGACATCCGCACTAA GATACGCATGGCGGGTATCAAGGGTTTGCAGGGCGTGGTGAGGAAGACTGTGAACGATGAGCTGCAAGCTAATATCTGGGACCCTCAGCACATGGACAAGATTGTCCCGTCTCTGCTTTTCAACCTGCAGAGTGGAGAGCGTACAGAAAG CCGCTCTCCCTCTCCGCTGCAGGCAtcggagaaggagaaggaaagcCCGGTGGAGCTGACGGAGCGCTGCTTCAGGGAGCTGCTGGGACGAGCTGCCTATGGCAATATCAAGAATGCCGTCACACCCGTTCTGAT gCACTTAGATAACCACTCTCTATGGGAGGGAAAAACCTTTGCTGTGCGTTGCTTTAAAATCATCATGTACTCCATCCAG tctcaGCACTCTCACTTGGTAATCCAGCAACTTCTTGGTCACCTggatgctaacagcaagaactCAGCCACAGTGCGAGCTGGAATAGTGGAAGTTTTATTGGAGGCAGCCGCCATTGCAGCCAGCGGATCTGTAG gcCCCACAGTGTTGGAGGTGTTCAACACCCTGCTGAGGCAGCTCAGTCTGAGCGTGGACTACGAGTTGACCGGCTCATATGACGGCAGCACAAACATCGGCACCAAGATCATCAAAGCTCATGAGGAGAGGCAGCTACAGGAGGCTGTCATTAGGACCATCG GATCATTTGCCAACACTCTGCCAACCTACCAGAGATCAGAGGTCATGCTCTTCATTATGAGCAAGATCCCTGTGCCTGGAGTTCACCTGTCTTTGCAATCCACAGGCTCTGG ACCCGAGGGTACCAGAATGATTCAGGTCATGTTACTCAAGTCTCTCGTTGAG GTTACGGCAGGTTTCCAGACTACCAACATGCTGACAGCGCTGCCCAGCTCTTTCTTGGAGCCACTGCTGTCTTTCTCTCTAACCGAGGACCCAGAGATTCGATTGTTGGTGCTTCAGATCCTTCTCAGTCTCATCGATAGGCACGACAACAGGCCCAAATTCTCCAatataag cagcatcTCAGACATCTCTATGCTGAAGCTCAAAGTTGACAAGTGCTCTAGACAGGACAATTTATTCATGAAAAAG CACGGCCAGCAGCTGTACCGACACATCTACTTGGGCTGCAAGGAGCAGAGCAGCGGTCGGCAGCACTATGAGACCCTCTTTGCGCTGTTAGGTCTCCTAAGCGTGGAGCTTGCCAACGAAGAGGTGGTAGTGGACCTCATTCGCCTGGCACTTGCCTTGCAG GACCTGGCTCTGTCCACTGACGAGGGTCTGCCTGTTTATAACCGCTGTGCTGTTCACGCCCTATCCGCGGCCTACCTCAACCTCATCTGCCAGCTCACCACCGTCCCAGCCTTCTGCCAGCACATACATGAG GTAATTGAGGTGAGGCAGAAAGAAGCTCCGTACCTTTTGCCCGAGGACATCTTTGTTGATAAACCCAA GCTGCCTTCTTCACTGGAGAAGGTAGAAGGGgatgttttgttcctccagtcgAAGATCACAGAGGTCCTCGGAGGAAGTGGTTACAACACAGACAGATTGGCTACACCTTATGTTCCACAATTTACAG ATGAGGACCGCCTGTCCAAGAGAAAGAGCATCGGAGAGACCATCTCTCTTCAGGTGGAGGTTGAGTCCAGAAACAGtccagagaaagaggag AGGACTCCAGCAGAGGAGATCACATTTGAAACCTTGAAAAATGCCATTG tggacagTGTGGgcatggaggagcaggagagggagcgGAGGAGAAAAGTGGTGGAGAAGTTCCAGAAGGCCCCCTTCGAGGAGATTGCTGCCCACTGTGGAGCCAGG GCCACACTACTGCAGAGCAAACTGAATCAGATCTTCGAGATCACAATCCG ACCCCCACCCAGCCCATCTGGTACCATTTCTTCTGGATATGGCCAAAACCAGTCCAATCGATCTGTGCCCATTTACGAGATGAAGTTTCCTGACCTCTGTGTGTACTAA